CACCACAGtagcaaaaacacaaaataagttTGCACATTATTTTCGTCTATATTCAATACTTACAGTTTCTACGTTGTCCTCACTTGAAGTCTATAGAACTTGGTCATTCAGTTACCATGGCTGTTGGGTAGAAAAAGTGTCGACTTTTAGGGGAAAATGAAACTTTAAAAACGACTGGTTCCGTGAGTgaagtttgttgtttttcccCGAAACCACTAACTTTTCAGGATGTATGGTATCTTGTACCATTCCGCTTGGTTAGTATCTGTCATTGATGCCAGAACCCGACTATACCGATTGTCGCATGTGAAAGAGGTGCGGTACTGTGTTCACTGAAGCGCAAACATTCTATGAACAATGCAAtgccttttgttgttgtttcagtGAACAATACAAtgccttttgttgttgtttcaaTTGTTGCTTTGTTTACTATGTAAATATTTCGCTAAGGGCTTGGCCATGGCCTAGAATAAACTTTCATTCATTATAGATGGTACAATTCCCACAAAATAATGATTCGAAAACGCAGTTTTAAATGTGGACACAAAGAACGATGTTCAGATGACTAATGGATTTGAAGtacaaaattaaatataaaatttgtcattatttttattttatgttcttTGATGTCTGCCACGTGAGACTTAATTTATCATGAATAGTATCATGTAATTAACAAGCAATAGAATAATCGTAATAAtactaaataaaaagaaaaaaaaaagaaaaaaaaatcttcttctttttttaaattcggTAACAAAATCATGTTTCTATAAATGCAATTTCGATTATAAACGCCGACCACCCCAACAAATCGCATTCAATAATTAATTTTAACAGCAGGGTGGACCATGGAGGATTCCTCCATGGGTGGACAAATCAATAAAATGTTAATAATGGTATGACAGCCAGTGAATGGCGGTAAAAGCTTTGTTTATGAAAAATGGAAcatggtatttttctttcatcattttcctgCAATTGATGACCAATTATTCAGCCCAACATCTCACACAGGTTTGTTGATATTTAATAATGCTGGGattacaccaagtgggaatggacttttacagcacctcagcaagtagtattttaagggaagctttctaccatcattatcttctaactatgtttaatataaatctgtggacattttgtttcgtacaaaaagtatccaaacccttcagttgtttttaaataaaagtggTTTGAGTTTCAAGAACACCGCGTGCAGACAAATGATGTATTTAGTCAcagttttttatatttgttataaGCCGCATTTTATTTTGTAGCATAATCTTCCAAAATCCGTCttaaaatatgaaaatatgTATCAAACAAATCCTCCCCCACAGGAGATCCCAACACAAACCTCAGGCCTAAATAATATATCTTTTATGAAATAAACACAATTTATCTCAAAAATAAATCAAGGTgtagaaaaatgaaaaatcgAAATCTGTGATTCACCATATCCCGAAGCAAGTTGGCGCTCATGCCGAACCCGAACAACAAAAGTAGTCGAAAAATGTtcgaaatttaaattaaatttcgtGCTACCAAAACCATCCATGAGTCATGAATTATATTCAATTTTTACTGGTCGTGGAACTCCTGTGTCACTGGACGTAAAAggccaaaataataaaaatgtgtttagcgtccccgcccgcttcctttttagaggccgcctcctttttttattttatgaaaaatatatctttttttatgaaaaaagggGACACCTTTCAACGATCTCAagcgaaaacaaaaaaaaaattaatattctagCCGATTGtcttaacaaaaatgtatcGGGTGGCCATCAAAAAAAatgattggaaaaaaaatccaaccttcctttttttccaaaaaggCAGGAcatcaaacatgtttttgttttgccctaTAATGTTTGAGATTCTAGCCTTGGTGTGAACGCACTATCAAGGACATCAAAGGAACCTATCGCTTTACCGCGGACAATGGCGGAAACTATTCAACCATTGATTAAGAGTGGAGAAATTAATAACGCGTCATCAAGCATGCACAAAGGATATTTTTTAGCGCTTTGAAAGCGCCTGTTTTTGGCTCATTGTTGGGGTTATTGAAGATTTATGGACGTCAGGCGATATGCCATGGGGTATATCCATGGCTTGACTAATTAGATGGTTCTTTGAATTGGGGAGATCCAGAGTTTGTCTGTACTTTCATTAGagaatttatttgaaaaaatattgcATTGTCATCTaaaattcaaaaaaataataagtagataaaacaaaaataacgatTGTTATGTAAAAATTGTTTTGCAATGATCATTATTCTACCTTTTGCAGaatctaaaataaaacaatgagatAAATGAGCtcaaaactaaaacaaagaagaaaataGAATGAGCTGGAGTTGAAAACTGCTgatcaagtaaaaaaaacataattaatgacctgacgtttcgaccctagtagCTTTCGGTTGGTAAGTAGTTTGctacagctaattctattttctataGAAAACAAAGggtacaaaacattttttcgttttttttttctcagtttcGGGGGGcggtgtgtgggggggggggggtggggttgcATGTCCCATTTTCGTGTATAAAGCCCGTGAGctgactttttattttatgatggtgcgtaaaataaaacaaaagatagttaaagacagtggacaccaagaccaatcttctcctttggtgtatctcaacatatgcataaaataacaaacctgtgaaaatttgagctcaattggtcgtcgaagttgcgagataataatgaaagaaaaaacacctttgtcacaccatagttgtgtgctttcagatgcttgatttcaagacctcaaattctaaacttgaagtctcgaaatcaaattcgtggaaaattacttctttctagaaaaccacgtcacttcggagggagccgtttctcacaatgttttataccatcaacctctccccattacttgtcaccaagtaaggttttgtgctaataattactttgagtaattaccaatagtgtccactgcctttaatggcctgacgtttcgcggagtctttctcaaagaaaaTAGAGGGGtgcaatttttacatttttcagTTCAAGATGTATGGGGGCCGATGTTCGTGTATGGAAAGCGCGTAAGCTGACTTCAAATGATGATACGGCCACCCAGCCATAATCTAGCCGTAGACGATAGGCGGCGCCAATTCGGACTCGGTCACTGGCTCCCAATAAAACGGATGTGTAATTAAGATAGCGGCTAACCCTCCATGTTCAAATGATATGCAAGTTTTACCCACAACTGGACACTggacatgaataattcattataACGCCCGGGCATgtttatgaataattcataacCATCACCTCtgcatcaccatcaccatcatgtCTGGTCAGTTATTATTTCTTGTCTTGACCGATAGGAGGGGAATCTCATATTTCGAGaatcaaataattgttttgggaAGTCCGGTTGGATGAAAATTTCTGCTGAACATTATccgcacattttttttttctatcccGGTTGGAGGATCGAAACTGGAGATTCGCTCAAGCCCACTCGGGCGTCAAATACCCgtaagaaaataattttccgAGAGGGCCGGTACGGGCTCTCCAAGATGCATAGATATCCCCTTCGATTAGAAGTAGGTACGTGAGTGGAATACGATGGACTGAAAGGGTGGGCATAGTAACGCATATTAAATTGGGCTCTGGTGTTTGGGCAATGGCTTGAGCCAAGACTAGcgtttacttggtaacaagcaagggatagctattgatagtaaaacacattgtgagaaacagctccgtcagaagtaacagtttttgagaaagatataATTGCTCACTCCATTATTGAAAATAGGCATGAAGCCACGAATttatgcaacaagagtgtttttctttcaccttcgatgaccaaaaTTAAATCCAAATTATCAACTTACCCCTTTCTCccaaaatacgttacttcagaaggagccatttctcacaatatgctaaccgctctccattgctcattaactaacaactatttttttgtaattttgccaatagtgtccggtgcctttaaatgaaacacTGGCTTGTGAACTCATGTAAACCTAATAATTGATGACGTCGTCTCTTTAACCACAGAGAAACGACATTGCTCTTTGCTTTGCTTGAGCCACTATCCATCCACCCCAACCATGCATCCTTGAGCACTCGTAAAGTAATGATTGCTATGGGTTCACGATCGATGCCTCGTCTCGTACTCTCaaaccagaggggggggggggggggggcacctaAATAAATTCCCGTCTCCGTAATTAGAGGAAACATAAATACAACTACAATTCTTGTTTCCTCTTTCCCGCTGCTTGTTGTTTCTCGGTTGATTAGTATTGACTGGGTGGGGGACGACCGTATTATTTTGGGCCCGTGGGGTTGGTTGATGGTAAGGGCGCATGTAAATAATACACTGTGCCACCCCCTAATTACCTCCGTCTCGAAACAAAAATGAGATTAGGGGTTTGAGGAGGTTGGCCCTTTTCTCCAAACAATTAAaggaccacccccccccccttgattcCTTAAAAGTTATGTGTTGTGACTTAAAATTATAAATACGACATGCGTTAACCTGTTTTTCTTATACTATTATAAGAAAAACACATGTTTTACCTGCCCAACAATGCCATGGATTGTCAATTTTGTTAGAAACAACAATGGCTAACGAATAATGATTCTTTTAGGTTTAACTCATTGAGACATTCCAAGtatgaaatattttaattttaacattAAAATGTTAAAGCAAGATTATGTGTTTATACATAGCAATGTGTGCTTCAGGatctggacaccattggtaatttactcaaagtagttgttagcataacaacaaataaaaataatgatactTACAAAGAATGGGTCGAAATGTTTTCAAAACTCACAAGAAAGTTGATCTCCACTGCTGTTTTTTGTAcatcattcacaatatcaaaatATCCACGTCGATGCTGCAAGAAATATGGTATCCTCTTTTTGCGTAACCACGCTCCCCGCATACACAGCTCGCGTTTAAGTCTCCTTTCACGAAACTCCTTTTTAACGGTCCCGATCACTTCAACATACCCACTTGCCTCCTAGGATCTTACCCCTTCAAATGATCATACTGTTATGTGGTTGGAGTCTATAACATTGTGTAATAGTCCTTCCCCTGCTGAGATGCGTGTGCAGCCGTTAAACTCCCGCGTTTTTCTGATTCAGAGCAGACGATAGCTACACGCAACAGCATGTGGGCTAGTCTTTTCTCGAGTAAATCGCAAACGAGTTGGTTAAATCATACTGTAAGAGGGCGCGCTAAAGCGATTTACAAGTGAGCGTAATACACTATGCACTATCCACTATCGACCACTCACGTCTTGGGTCAAGACTACATGCGGACTCATTACTTGATAAAATGAATCAGCGGGTTGTGACTCCAGTTTTGTAATCAGAGGCGTTTGCGAAAGCAAGGCATTATGCGGttcctgttttttattttaagctaCGACAAGACTACATCTCACTGTTGTACCATGGAGAGAAAAttaaaacattgcttaacagaaacacgTTACTAGCTAAAGTTACGataagtttacactgttgtgactgattcccccactcaattttgcttagcaaaacagaTTCGGcgaacagtattttctgcttattatgcagctttatgaaattggccaccGGGTCTAAAGATCTGTACCCGTGAGTTCAACGGACCAAAAGCCTGAAATCAAACCAACGCAGTTTCGCAAAGACACACACGTCATGAACACACACACGTGGTGCaatttaaaagcatttttaGCGTCTTGACTCCTACAGTATTGTAACCGTTGACTTCTAGTTCTCCATATGGTGCGCAAAAGTCAATAACTATTGGGTCCCGTCTGGgttataaattatttaagtCTCAGTGATAAATTGCACTCTTGCAAGTCCCATGTTTATAAATAGCTGTATTCTGAAAGCAGCTGCAGTAAAAAATTATTATGATGATCTTGAATGAGCTTATGGCCGCTAGTCTCAGATATTCATTTCTATGTTTTAAATTTCCAATCTGCAGTTTTAAATCAGCAGTTCCTTCATCTTGAGTTATGAAGCATTTAGATGAATGAATTCATTTTTGGTTCTCACAGAACACGGGGAAAGTAACTTGTAGACTAACTTGTATGTAcaacaatataataattatcttttgagggagtgttggctccgaGAAgggccggtttggtctcgacgtttcgaccggtaaactctgctcatcttcatcAGAAAAAGTCATCAGTTAAGTAATATGATACAATGTTCAAAGGTGCCGTAACAGTGTGATGAATGATCGAAGTCCCCTGCTGTTCGAGTAGGGGAAATCTGGAGGGTCGAGATGAATGGCGCTCTTCCAGAAATAATTGCAACCATTCAAGCATGATTGCAGATGGTATTTCGTCTTCTCTGACACACGCTGAGTGCGCCGTCAAAGCCGGATCCGTCCGGACAAAGAAAAGTCATCTCTTGTGGAAACAAAAGATGAAGGTTTCCATAAAATAGTCATCGGTTTGCTGGCATGCTTTCTTTGTATCATCCACAAACCAACAGTACTCCATGGTAACTGATGGAGTGTTGCCATTGTTAACGCTTGGGTGACCTGCAAGGTCAAAACACAACCACAATGATAAGCTCTATATCTATAGCGTCCTTTTCGCTGTTTAATTATTGGTATGCATTTCatgcattttaaaggcagtggacactattggtaattgtcaaagaccagtcttcacagttagtgtctcaacatatgcataaaataacaaacctgtgaaaatttgagctcaatcggtaatcgaacttgcgagataataatgagagaaaaaacacccttgtcacacgaagttgtgtgctttcagatgcttgatttcgagacctcaaattgtaaacttgaggtctcgaaatcaagttcgtggaaaattacttatttctcgaaaactatgtcacttcagagggagccgtttctcacaatgttttataccatcaacctctccccattaccaagtaaggttttatgctaataattattttgagtaatcaccattagtgtccactgcctttaaacaaaggaAACCATTATGTTTCcattgtgtaggcctactacaatTTTCCCTAGAAggtgatcagagcatactgatcgaaacgtcgagttgaaaacaatatggttcttttcagaaccaccccattTCTATTAGTGATGATCAGTACATGGTGTAACCACAAacccaccgtgcaaagtttcaaattctacttctTACAATTTATTCGGTCACGTTTTGTGGAATAGAAGTATTAATGTTATAATGAATGAATATGGAATACgtctttgtttaaaggcagtggacactactggtaattactcaaaataattattagcataaaacctttctttgtgacaagtaatggggagaggttgatggtgtaaaacattgtaagaaacggttctctctgaagtgccatagttttcgagaaagaagtaattttcaaagaatttgatttcgagacctcagatttagaacttgaggtctcgaaatcaaccatctaaacgcacacaacttcgtgtgacaagggtgttttttctttcattattatctcgcaacttcgatgaccgattgagctcaaattttcacaggtttgttattttatgcgtatgttgagatacaccaactgtgaaggctagtctttgataattaccaatagtgtctagtgtctttaagtaccccaaaatcaaataataatacaattacAATCATGGTTTAAGTAGGCTTTAATTATATTAAATGACTCCTTTGCTCAACGGTCTATCAACACAAGACCATGTGACATGTCGCACAAGTTAATTCTACACATTAAAAATCCAATACAATGTGCTTTATAATAATTCAACATAACAATCTGTGAAAGATCATAAAGAGGAAATCTCTGAAGAAATTTTGAAGACTTTGTTACACACATACAAACTACTTAAAGAGTGAGCAACAAAAATTGACGCAGTGTCTTAACAGATAGTTGTTTGTCTGCTTAGCGTGGAATACAGGGTTAAGCAATATTGATCAATAACAAACTACACAAACCTATTGATTCCGTTGTTCGTAAGCCGTCAACCTTTTCCACACAGCAAACGGCAATCTGTTATAACTAATCACCAATAATCTCATTAGCTTGATGATGTTGATCCAtctcaagcaaaacaaaaactgactcATTGATTTGTAGAGTCATTATACCCTCGAGGCAATTAATTCTCGATTCCAACCAGCGCCACTTAAAGGcgttgttctcttgcaacttcgatgaccaaatttagtccaacattttgttattgtatggaTATTATTAGAGGATACAGATAAAGATAAATCTCGCACTTTTGTTAGTATTAGTAACACACCCAAACTACAAAAAGAGAGCAACAATGAACGCAGTATCTAAACATGGAGGAATTCCTTCCATGGTCTAGAGCAACGGATCAATAACACACTACACAAACCTATTGATTCCGTTGTTCGTAAGCCGTCAACCTTTTCCACACAGCAAACGGCAATCTGTTATAACTAATCACCAATAATCTCATTAGATTGATGATGTTGATCCATctcaaaccaaacaaaaactgaCTCATTGATTTTTAAAGTCATACACCCTCCAGACAATTTTCTTGATTCCGACCAGTGCCAATTAAACTGGCGGGCAATGCACTCCAGAAATTAATTGTCTTCTTCGTTTCCTGCTTGAATGGCTTTCTGTAGTTGATTACTGCATGGAGGTATTCCTCCATCCACTTTTATGTTATAATTGGCTAGTGGTGTAAGCCAGACGCGccaaaaatgacgtcacaacaTTGCAAATTGTCAGTCAACGGTGCCTCAATAAGAATGCTAATCCTTTTGTTGTTACTAATAGGGCCGTtatcagatgcaattgtgtccgccatgcaatactgtccgcccCGGAcccttttgcatatgcaatcgtgtccggggctatgcaaaaccgtccggtggacatgtacatgactgttgATGTATGTGCGCGtataagcgagcgtgcatgcactgaacctacgtacgtatatgcagcattagtcttcacgtattttatgattgcagcgaatacccaacggccgaacattcatgacatggcgaacgtgttccgtcgaccaagggtgtttaatttactgcaaggatggttttgcacgggggcggacacaactgcatatgcaaatgtgtcggTTTCAGCTTTATTGATGACTCTTAATTTTAACTAATTCTTACTCCAATTAAAAATTACGATTAACAATTAACAATATAAGACTATTGCACAGTCTGGCCTATCTTTAAAGTGATCATATTATTTTACATAACTTCACTTTTCTTTCATCTCAAAATTCGAGTAAACAAGATTTGAAAAATCCTCGCATCTCATAAAAAATTATCACAACTTCTCGATGCAATTTTGCATCTGCCTCTGAACATCTATaagacattaatttttatttatacatttagTTTTAATCTTATTTTCAATTActtataattaaaataatatgatttgttgtatatttttctCATTGACAGTTTAGTCGAGAACAATAAAGtttttcataataattaaaagatGGTTACTTGTCAAAGAAAGTTGCATCTCCAATTTAAAGTTAGATGTACCTATATACATCCTTACTTGCTAACTTTGGGTACGAATTTCAACTTTATTAATCTATTTAAACAAGGTTTAACCTATTATTCCTCAAATGTGTCCACTAGGAAGTGTAGCTTCATCTGTTGCGTTCACATTTCTAAGGCAACCAGTAGCAACTCAATGTACACTGCTCCCTTTTAACaccgacagagggcgctgttgaaaaTAATCACCCTCGCCTTACCTTGcagcagagggcgctgtttaagaAAAGTTATACGTAAGCTCCACCGTGTTCGTTCTGGATTGAGCGCCACAAGATGAACGAGAATACAATGCCGATGATCTGAAATGAAACAGCCCGATTCGCGAATGGGCGTGAAGAATCGAAAGGGGATGTTAATGAAGAGAGCTTCTTTAAAAGAGAACTATAATTGGGCGTTTGAATTACAGCAATGGGTGACTTTTTAGACTATAGCGGGCGTCTCACTGAGGGGTGCACCACAAagcaaccaatgttttaattgcTAATTCAAAACTATTcacaaactttttaaaaatggttcattCAGCCCCtttaaatcaatcaaaacatATTTTCACGTAACTTataacttcagatttcttttcaGTGTTTGGCAAGTCAgccattttgattgttttgctaAATACCACAACTTTAGCTCCTAAATTACCTCCTCAAAAAATGAAACCCCCAAGTTGTCACTTTGTAGTCAAAGAACAAACGGAGTATTAACAGGATGATTTGCTTTTGTCGTATTGAAAGGCATTTTCTCAAGGAAAAGTCATTACAAACGTAATTTTCATATTATATTTACCTGAAATACACCAACGCCAATTCctataccaccaacagctccAATGTGAACTTTCAGCTCCTCAACGAGGGCGTTCTTACAGCCCTagaatatgaaaacaaaaaccagtattgatgttaaaggcagtggacactactggtaataactcaaaatagttattaacataaaaccttttttggtaaagagtaatggggagaggtcccaagtataaaacattgtgagaaacggctccctctgacgtaatgtagttttcgagaaagaagtaattttccgcgattTTAAGACCctagacttagaatttgaggactcgaaatcaagcatcttgaaagcacacaacttcgtgtgacaagggcgtttttctttcattataatttcccaacttcgacgaccgattgagctcaaattttcacaggtttgttatgttatgcacatgttgagatacaccaactgtgaaggctgtagtctttgacaataaagtGTCAAGCGTCTTTAAACAACTGTCAATTTGTCGTGACCCTCTCATCAAGACACagctctgcccccccccccccccgacgccccccccccccgccatggcaccccccccaaaaaaaaaaaaacaaaaaaacaatgactCTAGTACCCCTCTTACCCGTTCCCATTTATCAGCAAGTTTGTCCATACCGCATCCTGCGACGTGTGTAACACAGCATGAGTCTGGCGTCTGGCCTGGTCCGTACACGCGCGGATGGAACTCATTCCAGTCGGTGCCATTTGTGACACCACAACACAGTAACTGAAAGAGTGAAAACATTTCCCGCTTTATATTAGAATACAAAATTCTGAAACTCGGaattgacctgggcccaattaaatggagctgctaagcacacaaatttgcttagcatgaaacttctttctttcatagaaacaggattaccaagtGGAACATAACGTGGAAAATAAAATGACCCAATTAGGGGAATTCTGATGCTTTACAGTACAACAAGGGGATGAAAAACGAAAGAATGCTCCACATGAATGCATTAATAAGAATGCTTGGACATTCATTGATGCATTTTTCAGAATGTGTCAAAAAAATGTGTGGACTATTAATATACGGGAAGGTATTTATTAAGCATGTTATGGCTATACAGGGCGCATTTCTAATAATGTGTGGGCTTACATGGGTGCATTTTTAAGACTGCGTGTTGGACTTACAAAGTTGTGCATTCTGTCCCACGCTGAGTGTTTGTACTTACAGGAACGCATTTTTAAGAAAGTGTGGACTTACAGGGGTGCATTTTTAAGAATGCGTATGGACTTCTAAAGTTGTGCATTCTGTCCCACGCTCATGTTTGTATCTACCGGAGCGCATTTTTAAGAATGTATGGATTTACAGAGTGCAGTTTTAAGAATGCGTGTTGGACTTACAAAGTTTTGCATTCTGTCCCACGCTGATGTTAATCCCTGCTGCCCGGTTGCGCCGTACAGTGACAGTCCATTCTGGGAGAGATCCTGCTCCACGTACGCCCCTACCTGGTTTCTATTAGCCACGCCCAGCCCTCCGGCGATCATTTCTATGATCAGGATACCAGCCATTAAGATGAAATACTTaacaaaggaaacaaacaaGACCATGTTAGGGTGACGTAAAGCTTTCCATAGAGCATGTTTGTGTTTCATGTTTAATAATATGTACATATGATTTGACTGAGAATCTCCACGTGAAATGATTGCAAGGTCAAAATGTGAttatggacggggattgacgTAGGCCTCAAGGCATATCTTGGACGTAATTTACGAGCcaagccttgaagtgtgacgtcagatgttcagaccGAAAGGCCactgaggccgtgtccgaattttcgaaaggaaaataaaaaccTGGGAAAAGAAGTGGTGCTTGGTGGCGCTTTATATTACACTTACCGTCAGCACCATACATGGGTTCTCCCTGACTGCACCACAACATCCTAGAAAGGATACCAGCATAATGATGCCGCCAACAATCATAGTAACGGTT
This region of Asterias amurensis chromosome 22, ASM3211899v1 genomic DNA includes:
- the LOC139953531 gene encoding tetraspanin-4-like yields the protein MALQGCAQCVKYLLFVFNLLFFLSGGTVLGAGAYLLNREGPFATLLPSFPFLNAATVTMIVGGIIMLVSFLGCCGAVRENPCMVLTYFILMAGILIIEMIAGGLGVANRNQVGAYVEQDLSQNGLSLYGATGQQGLTSAWDRMQNFLLCCGVTNGTDWNEFHPRVYGPGQTPDSCCVTHVAGCGMDKLADKWERGCKNALVEELKVHIGAVGGIGIGVGVFQIIGIVFSFILWRSIQNEHGGAYV